One genomic window of Amyelois transitella isolate CPQ chromosome 8, ilAmyTran1.1, whole genome shotgun sequence includes the following:
- the LOC106136624 gene encoding adhesion G protein-coupled receptor A3 — MKWPTIVLVMFLCVYRTFGYCPSLCSCKSNKSGEGTSSEPVPGELLRLKCGGSPIQITELKEIDLSKLWTSVVNMNLSGNAISTLSRELHLPKLQKLDLSHNQISLIESDAFYNMTALQRLDLSSNEISNVYKEMFKGLVNLERLILAQNHISALAVGTFDYLVGLKQLDISDNPLICDCNLLWIGDWLLNTSVKLSPSPKCAFPENMTGKAVKKLRIFLDLSVCGSVLPSTTLILKPSYDQVVFEGDSLSISCNAPFASAVAKYKLKWVHPMLEVCDVNITTTDMLEDGIAETKAYFPNITAHHMGNWTCMYTDMNRIHHNKSIEVLVLSNQTQYCLTNHTMDNKGLYSWPQLLVNYTASVPCNLGEGIAYRHCFGNGSWGPANTTECSYISNVTKLLQQFALLNVSLVQYSALNATERLSMLIREKTYPLAELTDADDVMFIADAIRNYMQYIKEEKDLGGKLLDVISSAMNITSNATVPAENQYQACTKMVLAAEDISAYIDNVQGQKSNLAVERFPVREGFSGVTCVWYSGALQPEPKLHCTTTNRTVAPLLTVSDACIHASVQIPQSLLYSTTDEGSLVQSQPHDLVVAMYDKATLFPIIPASDQENGPNKVHRAKDYYGRSTKREDMNMEITSPVVGFQLKNSVAHVSNLLEPVIVTLRGAGGGLEGRAAVWGPREGRWTDNTTDCKISHVVSEMIIISCTRLAYVGLLQNVETGFYGARTDGARFKVSHPAVYVGSLILIGCVSCATLTYIMSYPAIQMAKKTKHSLINTWIAIGLLCFMYTLGIYQTEDVKLCQILGLLIHYLSLSCLLWMCVSASNMYKWVTKTHNPVRTPEDDLPPDVPVQKPILGLYLVGWGIALIVCGISGAVNLKDYAGYSQCFLSTAPALSALFVPGGILLLFLLVLFLLIRCTIRNMNIQLSEGTQATENVDLEMWEPNQTNENTERRSIKSTADSEIDDVEHTPIIQLRAQVIVLCLYMSVWTCGAIAVYRPLPAYLPYQEDICSIIYAVCATVLGTFILFFYGIARSDVRAQWAMMHCYFQKSKQCCRNRSVFDTNQQNLPGVPTNTAPVTHAIPNDNRSRSGSRSSNRTNSKTNNSCTYKAGAELNGQTLQKDVLKNTNGKAANINLVVLHRQQYRSNNSMMTYPETSTLGPEVFYNQNQMNVAKKFFKKQRQHMKRNCLELPLRRDCDNDSHVSLPLPSREAYNGVANIINSGSKVNNTNLHVEKSNSGIKETRNVLNPNLLEEEAKDYKNYSIDKKAWNTENAKASRKQIMNIYTNVPETQVPQHQVVKANVQQGFNGQRSSVSEECLQSHASEQPEMRTISQQCSLEYSSASEIAMPHTCSDQTLNTHSEMTSLQETHSALCSTNEITDTESFGQYIDYLQPNKQDNKDVLDKSLQDISEECTMNSDEINRSTTPPNLEEACSGELDNLLQNPDNASTGSKDKMDGDKEPFFMAKTTYDFETCSTNASEQAFENESDIYCPNYQMSEVSIRSHGLYAPSPSSMCPNEISFSNEDVSNIESQYVNYDPGWRKTIKSNPKLGKFVPTPAVSCPEVNRDSPVSFSSELDELYTQITSRDKDRTMRRETGLDVTINSDVTLKPADSDSCVSEAVSDVEVKGETTV, encoded by the exons ATGAAGTGGCCAACAATTGTACTGGTGATGTTTTTATGTGTGTACAGAACATTTGGGTACTGCCCGTCGTTATGTTCGTGTAAGAGTAATAAATCTGGGGAGGGTACATCTTCGGAGCCTGTTCCAGGAGAATTATTGAGGCTAAAGTGTGGTGGAAGTCCCATACAGATAACGGAACTCAAGGAGATAGATCTGAGTAAATTATGGACGAGTGTTGTAAACAT GAATTTGTCCGGTAATGCTATTTCGACCCTTTCGAGAGAATTGCATCTGCCTAAGTTACAAAAATT GGATCTAAGCCACAACCAGATAAGTCTGATAGAATCCGACGCGTTCTACAACATGACGGCTCTGCAGCGTCTCGACCTGTCGTCCAATGAGATCAGCAATGTGTACAAGGAGATGTTCAAAGGGCTGGTCAATTTGGAGAGGCTGATACTGGCGCAGAATCACATATCGGCCCTAGCCGTCGGCACGTTTGATTATCTTGTTGGATTGAAACAATT GGACATATCTGATAACCCACTGATATGCGACTGCAACCTGCTCTGGATAGGCGATTGGCTTCTCAATACGAGCGTCAAACTCTCTCCGAGCCCGAAATGCGCATTCCCAGAAAACATGACAGGCAAAGCGGTAAAGAAACTGCGAATATTCCTCGACCTTTCTGTCTGCGGCAGCGTCTTACCGTCAACAACTTTAATCCTCAAACCATCATACGACCAAGTAGTCTTCGAGGGTGACAGTTTATCCATATCCTGCAACGCTCCCTTCGCATCGGCTGTAGCTAAATACAAGCTGAAATGGGTGCATCCTATGCTCGAAGTCTGCGATGTGAATATAACAACAACTGACATGCTAGAAGACGGAATAGCAGAAACCAAAGCGTATTTTCCAAACATAACCGCTCACCACATGGGAAACTGGACTTGTATGTACACAGATATGAATCGCATACACCACAATAAGTCTATAGAAGTGCTTGTTCTATCAAATCAGACTCAGTATTGTTTGACAAATCATACCATGGACAACAAAGGGTTGTACTCTTGGCCTCAATTACTGGTGAATTATACGGCATCTGTACCATGCAATTTGGGTGAAGGTATAGCTTACAGGCATTGCTTTGGAAATGGTTCTTGGGGACCGGCTAACACAACAGAATGTTCGTATATTAGTAACGTAACAAAACTATTGCAACAATTTGCGTTGTTAAATGTGAGTTTGGTGCAATATTCTGCATTGAACGCTACCGAGAGGCTTTCAATGTTGATACGGGAGAAAACGTATCCGTTAGCGGAGTTGACTGACGCGGACGATGTGATGTTCATAGCCGATGCTATTAGGAATTATATGCAGtatattaaagaagaaaaggaTTTAG GGGGCAAACTCCTAGACGTGATCAGCTCAGCGATGAACATTACATCGAACGCCACCGTGCCAGCCGAGAATCAATACCAGGCTTGTACGAAGATGGTCTTGGCTGCGGAGGATATATCGGCCTATATAGACAATGTGCAAGGGCAGAAG TCAAACCTAGCAGTGGAGCGGTTCCCAGTGCGCGAGGGCTTCAGCGGCGTGACGTGCGTGTGGTACAGCGGCGCGCTGCAGCCGGAGCCGAAGTTGCACTGCACCACCACCAACAGGACGGTGGCGCCACTGTTGACCGTCTCCGACGCATGTATACACGCCAGTGTTCAG ATCCCCCAATCCCTTTTGTACAGCACAACGGACGAGGGATCCCTCGTGCAATCCCAACCCCACGATCTAGTAGTCGCCATGTACGACAAGGCGACGTTGTTCCCGATTATCCCAGCTTCGGACCAGGAAAACGGGCCGAATAAAGTTCACAGGGCAAAGGATTATTACGGAAGAAGTACTAAGAGGGAAGATATGAATATGGAAATCACTTCGCCGGTTGTGGGATTTCAATTGA AGAACAGCGTAGCTCACGTGAGCAATTTGCTGGAGCCAGTGATAGTGACGTtgcgcggcgcgggcggcgggctGGAGGGCCGCGCCGCCGTGTGGGGGCCGCGGGAGGGCCGGTGGACTGATAACACCACTG aCTGCAAAATATCCCACGTGGTCTCCGAAATGATAATAATCAGTTGCACTCGCCTCGCCTACGTCGGCCTCTTGCAAAATGTCGAGACAGGCTTCTACGGCGCACGCACAGATGGCGCCCGGTTCAAAGTGTCACATCCGGCCGTTTACGTGGGGAGTCTCATACTCATCGGATGCGTAAGTTGTGCCACGCTGACTTACATCATGTCCTATCCCGCCATACAAATGGcgaaaaaaactaaacattcATTAATTAACACGTGGATAGCGATAGGTTTACTATGCTTTATGTACACACTAGGCATTTATCAGACGGAAGATGTGAAGTTGTGTCAAATTCTAGGACTGTTAATACATTATTTGTCGCTGTCGTGTTTACTGTGGATGTGTGTATCGGCCAGTAACATGTACAAATGGGTGACGAAAACTCACAATCCGGTTAGGACGCCAGAAGACGACTTGCCACCTGATGTTCCCGTGCAGAAACCGATTTTAGGATTGTATCTGGTAGGTTGGGGTATCGCGTTGATTGTGTGCGGTATATCCGGAGCGGTGAACTTGAAAGATTACGCGGGTTATTCCCAATGTTTCTTGAGCACGGCGCCAGCTTTAAGCGCTCTGTTTGTACCTGGAGGAATCCTTCTATTGTTTTTGCTAGTTTTGTTCTTATTAATACGGTGTACTATAAGGAACATGAATATACAACTATCCGAAGGGACACAGGCGACTGAGAATGTCGATTTGGAGATGTGGGAGCCTAATCAGACGAATGAAAATACAGAAAGACGTAGCATCAAGTCTACGGCTGATTCTGAAATCGATGACGTTGAACATACTCCGATTATACAATTGAGAGCTCAAGTTATCGTCCTATGTTTGTATATGTCTGTGTGGACTTGCGGAGCTATAGCCGTGTATAGACCTTTACCAGCGTATTTACCGTATCAAGAAGACATTTGCAGTATAATTTACGCCGTCTGTGCAACGGTCTTGGGGACATTCATTTTGTTCTTCTACGGCATCGCACGGAGCGATGTCAGAGCGCAATGGGCTATGATGCATTGCTATTTTCAGAAAAGTAAACAATGTTGCAGGAATAGAAGCGTTTTTGACACTAATCAACAGAATTTGCCAGGCGTGCCAACTAATACGGCCCCTGTTACACACGCGATACCTAACGATAATAGATCTAGATCTGGAAGCAGAAGTTCTAATAGGACTAACTCGAAAACTAACAATAGCTGCACATATAAAGCTGGTGCTGAACTAAACGGGCAGACATTGCAAAAAGATGTTCTCAAAAACACTAATGGAAAAGCGGCGAATATCAATCTAGTTGTATTACACAGACAACAATATAGATCTAATAATTCCATGATGACGTATCCTGAAACTTCAACGTTAGGACCAgaagtattttataatcagAATCAGATGAATGTTGCTAAGAAATTCTTTAAGAAACAAAGACAGCATATGAAGAGGAATTGTTTAGAACTGCCTCTAAGACGCGACTGTGATAATGATTCACACGTTTCACTACCATTGCCCTCTAGAGAAGCGTATAATGGCGTcgctaatataataaattctggTTCTAAAGTTAACAACACAAATTTACATGTAGAGAAATCGAATAGCGGTATAAAAGAGACACGTAACGTTCTTAATCCTAATTTATTGGAAGAGGAAGCGAAagattacaaaaattattccATAGATAAGAAAGCGTGGAATACAGAAAATGCTAAGGCCAGCCGCAAACAgataatgaatatatatacTAACGTACCAGAGACTCAAGTTCCTCAACATCAAGTTGTGAAGGCGAATGTGCAACAAGGTTTTAATGGTCAAAGGAGCAGTGTTTCAGAAGAGTGTTTGCAGAGCCACGCAAGCGAACAGCCAGAAATGAGGACAATTTCTCAACAATGCAGCTTAGAATACAGTTCTGCATCAGAAATAGCCATGCCGCATACGTGTTCTGATCAGACTTTGAACACACATTCAGAAATGACTTCACTGCAGGAAACGCACAGTGCCTTATGTTCCACAAACGAGATCACTGATACAGAAAGTTTTGGACAATACATTGATTATTTGCAACCAAACAAACAGGACAACAAAGATGTTTTGGACAAATCTTTACAAGATATTTCAGAAGAATGCACAATGAATAGCGACGAAATTAACCGTTCCACAACTCCGCCTAATCTAGAAGAAGCCTGTTCTGGGGAACTGGATAATTTGCTGCAAAATCCTGATAATGCATCTACCGGATCAAAAGATAAGATGGACGGAGATAAAGAGCCGTTTTTCATGGCGAAAACTACGTACGACTTCGAGACTTGCAGCACGAACGCTAGCGAGCAAGCGTTTGAAAATGAAAGTGACATTTACTGTCCTAACTATCAGATGTCCGAAGTCAGTATTCGTAGCCACGGGTTGTACGCCCCTTCGCCGTCGTCAATGTGTCCGAACGAGATAAGTTTTAGCAACGAAGATGTGTCTAACATAGAGAGTCAGTACGTGAATTATGACCCTGGATGGCGTAAAACGATAAAGAGCAACCCTAAATTGGGCAAATTCGTTCCTACTCCAGCCGTAAGTTGTCCAGAAGTTAACAGAGACAGTCCTGTGTCGTTTAGTAGTGAATTAGATGAATTATATACGCAGATAACGAGTAGAGACAAGGATAGAACGATGCGAAGGGAAACTGGTTTGGATGTGACTATCAATAGTGACGTCACGCTGAAACCAGCGGACAGCGACAGTTGTGTGAGCGAGGCAGTATCTGATGTTGAAGTGAAAGGGGAGACCACGGTTTGA